A genomic region of Cyprinus carpio isolate SPL01 chromosome B13, ASM1834038v1, whole genome shotgun sequence contains the following coding sequences:
- the si:ch1073-291c23.2 gene encoding B-lymphocyte antigen CD20 yields MFLFSVQLHNCVVFILVVLSKTHAVMVEDRPAGSVSEAITTVTGGSKPVHRFLRGQPKSIGVVLVMMGIGLFMFAIPMNVQSDASISAEQITPFWLGILFFICGLLYILSERNPSKKMITASLALSIISVIGVLYAIGEFSRAISEIYHVHWSHMYDNLTEKEERYAEQHYMSMTNMQIVFFCHSLIGGVLLVTMTFFARAALRSSRTQAVVVMRDLPTAE; encoded by the exons ATGTTTCTCTTTTCTGTGCAGTTGCACAACTGTGTTGTTTTCATCTTGGTGGTTCTATCAAAGACACATGCAG TGATGGTGGAGGATCGACCAGCAGGAAGCGTATCAGAGGCCATCACCACCGTGACGGGCGGAAGTAAACCTGTGCACCGCTTCCTCAGAGGACAACCCAAGAGTATTGGA GTGGTGCTGGTGATGATGGGTATAGGTCTATTCATGTTTGCAATTCCTATGAATGTGCAATCAGATGCATCCATCTCAGCGGAGCAGATCACCCCATTCTGGCTTGGGATCTTG TTCTTTATCTGTGGCCTTCTGTATATTCTGTCTGAACGCAACCCCTCCAAGAAGATG ATCACAGCCAGCCTTGCTCTGAGTATCATCTCAGTCATTGGAGTGCTGTATGCTATTGGGGAATTCTCCAGAGCAATATCTGAAATCTATCATGTACACTGGTCTCATATGTATGATAATCTAACAGAGAAGGAGGAAAGATATGCTGAACAACATTAT ATGTCCATGACAAACATGCAGATAGTGTTCTTCTGTCACAGCTTGATAGGAGGCGTTCTGCTGGTAACCATGACGTTCTTCGCCAGGGCAGCGCTGCGATCCAGCAGGACTCAG GCTGTTGTTGTAATGCGGGACCTGCCGACTGCAGAGTGA